TGCTGACTTGAACGCGTAATGCTGCCCGCAGAAATGGCAGTCAATGCCAATTTTTCCCTGTTCCTCCAACAATGCCAAAGCTTCCTGCTTGCCCAGCGAAGCGATAGCGTTTTCACTGCGTTCACGGGTGCAACTGCATTTGAACTCGAAATTACGCGCTGGAAAAATACGACATAGCATCTCGTGGAAGAGACGATACAGCACGGTTTCGTGATCCAATGACAACAGTTCTTCCGCACTGACAGTGGCGGCCAGTTGCTCGGCCATGCGCCATTGCTCTTCGCGAAGTTCTGGGTCGCTTACCTGTTGAGCAGGCAAACTTTGCAACATCAAGCCCGCGCATTGGGTTTCACTGGCACACAACCACAGGCGGGTTGGTAACTGTTCCGATTGCGCGAAATAATAGCCAAGGCAATCGGCAAGGGTATCGCCTTCAACCGGCACGATGCCCTGGTAACGTTGCCCCTGAACCGGGTCAATAGTAATAGTCAGGACACCGTTACCCATGAGTTGCGGTAGTGTGAGCCCTTCGAGCGGCGTTTCTTGTGAGATGTTTTCAGCAGCTTTGGCAACAGCGCGTAAATGGCCCTGATTGCTACATTCAGCCACGATTAAAGGCAGTGGGCCATCGCCGCGAACTTGCAATGTTAGTATGCCGTCGAATTTGAGAGTTTCACTCAGTAATGCAACCGCAGCAACAAATTCACCCAAAATGGGAAGTGCGGAATGCGGTATTTTTTGATGTGAGGCTATTTTCTGGAAGCTTTCGCTGAGCGTCGCGAGGTTGCCGCG
The DNA window shown above is from Alteromonadaceae bacterium 2753L.S.0a.02 and carries:
- a CDS encoding molecular chaperone Hsp33, with amino-acid sequence MNDLMSDNTHRFLFENTDIRGNLATLSESFQKIASHQKIPHSALPILGEFVAAVALLSETLKFDGILTLQVRGDGPLPLIVAECSNQGHLRAVAKAAENISQETPLEGLTLPQLMGNGVLTITIDPVQGQRYQGIVPVEGDTLADCLGYYFAQSEQLPTRLWLCASETQCAGLMLQSLPAQQVSDPELREEQWRMAEQLAATVSAEELLSLDHETVLYRLFHEMLCRIFPARNFEFKCSCTRERSENAIASLGKQEALALLEEQGKIGIDCHFCGQHYAFKSADIEQMFKHGEMH